The genomic region AACGCAGTCAGATTGTTTATTATCTTTGTTCCCAAAGGGTTTTCAGAGTTTTTCATATACTTCTTCAAAAATTTTAACATTATCCCGATAGTGCATCAAAATTTTTCATTGTCTATAAAAAACTCTGGAAATCTTAATGCGAATGTATTTAAAGAACCTCCCTTAAAATTGTTGCCTTTATTTTAATTTTAAATGTTCAAAATAGCTTCAAATTTAAATAAAAGTTATTACATTTGATTCTTTTATAAAAAATGTATCTAATGAACACATTCAAATTTGGTTATAACTTCCTAATGTTTTCAAAAATCTTTTTCCTTTTAATCCTTGTTTTACCCATATTTAGTAATGGACAAGAAACAATGACCTTAGAAAAATGCATAAATTATGCTCTTGAAAATAATATTTCTATTCAACAAAATCAATTAGATTTAGAACAAAAGAATTATCAACTTTTGAAAGACAAATTAAGTCTCCTTCCTTCGGCAAGCGGCTTTGTTTCTCAGGGATATACTTATGGTAATTCTCTTGATTACACAACTTATGAATATGTTAAAGAAAATACAAACTCAAACTATTTTTCATTGAGTTCCGACCTTACTTTGTTTAATGGTTTTCGCTTGCAAAATAATATTCGTTCAAGTAAGTTTGCTCTTGAAGCAAGCAATTATTCATATAAAAATATCAAAGACCAAATAAGCATGAATGTTGTTGCTACTTACCTGCAAATTCTTATGAATATCAAACAAGTAAAATTTGCTGAAGACGAGCTTGCACTTACAGATAAGCTTCTTGACCGTGCAAAACTTCTTGTAGAAGTTGGACAGGAAACCAAATCAAAAGAACTTGAGTTAAAAGCTCAACTTGCCGCATCAGAAGTTTCGATTGTTGAAGCACAAAACAACCTTAATCAGTCATATTTAACACTTAAAAAAATCCTTAACTGGGATATTAGTAAAAAATTAAAAATTGAAGAAATTACATTGGACATCGAAAAATATCAGGGAATTACACCAAAGGAAATTGATGGCATTGTTGAAGAAAGTCTGTTGAGTTTGCCAAATGTAAAAAGAGCAAAAGCAAATTATGAAAGTGCAAAATACGCTTATAAAGCTGCAAAAGGCTTGCTTTACCCTAGCCTCGGGCTTTCCTCATCAGTAAATACTAGATATTCTAGTTCAACAAATATTCTTACAGGAAAAACAGATCCCTTTAATGAGCAAATTGAAAATAATTTTGGTCAATCACTAAACTTTGGATTAAACATTCCTATTTTTAATAATTTACAAAATTCTTCGGTCGTAAACAATGCAGAAATTTCAATGAAAAACGCAAAACTGAATCTTGATGATGAAAAAATACAAGCACGAAATAAAGTTTACGAAGCATTTTACAATATGAATAATGCACAAAAGAATTTTCAAGCATCAAAAAACAACCTTAACGCACAGCAATTATTATTTGAGCAATCGGAAATAAAATATAAAGCAGAAGTAATAAATTTTTACGATTGGCAAAGCACAATAAACAATCTGAAAAAAGCACAAACATCTTTTCTTAATTCAAAATTTGATTACATTTATAGAATAAAGATTTTTGACTATTACAGAGGTATTCCTTTGAAACTTAACTAATTGTTCAAATATTTTTTTTGAACAAATTAATTGATAATTATGACAAAAGATAATTTATACAAAACAAAAAAGAAGAACAACAAAATGCTAATATATCTTAGCATTGGAGCTGTTGTTTTGGTGGTTCTCCTTATCATTTTAAAAAAAACAAATGTCATTGGTGATGGAAACAACATTGAAGTAGAAGTAAGTAAAGTAGAAAAAAGAACTATTGTTGAAACAATTACAGCAAGTGGCAAGTTACAACCCGAAAAAGAAGTAGCTATTTCAGCAGATGTTTCAGGGGAAATTATTGAACTTAATTTTATTGAAGGTGAAAAAGTAAAAAAAGGCGATTTGTTGTTAAGAATAAAACCTGACGAATATGTATCAAACCTTGAAGATGCCAGAGCATCATACAATAGCTCTCTTGCTGCACTGGAAAACTCCAAAGCCCAGCTACTACAATCAGAAGCTATTTTGAATAAAAACAAAAAACTTTTAGACAGATACAAAAAACTTAAAGAAAAAAATGCCGTTTCATCTACAGAATTTGAAAGAGTGAATACAGAATATCTTTCGGCAAATGCTCAATACAAATCGGCAAAATTAAATATAAAAACATCAAAATATCAAATTGTCAGAGCCAAAGCAGCGCGACAAAAAGCAGAAGAAAATCTTAGAAAAACATCAATTTTTTCACCCATAGCCGGAGTTGTAACTATTCTCAACAAAGAATTAGGAGAAAGAGTAGTGGGTACAAACCTGATGGAAGGAAGTATAATAATGAAAATTGCAGATCTCAACAATATGGAAGTTAGTGTTGATGTAAACGAAAATGACATAATAAGGCTTGAAATAGGAGATACTGCCGAAATAGAAATAGACGCATTTATTGACAAAAAATTTAAAGGCTTGGTTACGGAAATAGCCAATTCAAGTGTTGCCTCTCAAAATTTTTCTGAGCAAATCACTACCTTTGAAGTAAAAATTCGCTTATTAAAAGAATCGTATCAGGATTTATTGGATACTGTCAAAAGTGTTTCAACACCTTTTCGTCCTGGAATGTCGGCAATGGTTGATGTAAGAACAAAAACCTCAAAACAAATTCTTAGTGTTCCAATACTTTCGGTTACCACCAGAGACCTTAATAAATTAAAACAGGATAAAGATTCTGACAAAAAAAGCAAAGATAAAAAGAAGAAAGAAAATTATTCTGATAATGAAAGTAAAAAAGAAGTGGTTTTTCTTTTTGTTGATGGCAAAGCAAAAATTACTCCTGTAAAAATCGGTATTCAGGATGATTATTATATTGAAATAAAAAGCGGATTAACTGAAGGACAAAAAGTTATTAGCGGACCATACAGTACAATTTCAAAAATATTAAAAGACGATATGAATATTAGCGAACAAAAAAAAGATGATGAGTAGAATAGCAATAATTGGAAACGGAAGTTGGGCAACAGCAATTTTAAAAACACTTGAATCAAATAAAAAACTTAACTGGTGGGTAAGAAATGAGGAAATAAAAGACCAAATAATAAAAACAGCTAGAAATCCAAACTATTTACGCTCTGCCGATATTAATATAAATCACAAAAATATTTTTACAGACATTAAAGAAATCGTTAGCAAATCAGACATTATCTTTTTTGTTATACCATCAATTTATATACACAACAGCATTAACAAGCTAACAGAAAAAGACCTTAAAAATAAAATTGTTGTTTCAGCAATAAAAGGCATTGTTCCCGAAACAAACAATATCCTTTCTGAGTATTTCTCAGAAAAATTCAAAGTTCAAAAAGATAAATATGTTTTTTTGACAGGTCCTACTCATGCAGAAGAAGTTCATAAAAAAAGATTGTCATATTTTACACTTGCTTCCACCTCAAAGGAATCTGCACAAAAAGTAGAAAATCTTTTTGATTATCCTTTTATTCAAACACGATACTCAAGTGAAGTGGTTTCTCTTGAATATGCATCAATATTAAAAAACATTTATGCAATAGCATCAGGTATTTGTTATGGAATAGGGTATGGTGATAACTTTCAGGCTGTACTTATTTCTAATGCAATTAGAGAAATGAAAACATTTTTATGCACAAGACACAACTGTGAAAACATTGTGAACTCAGGCTATCTTGGAGACCTTTTAGTAACATCCTTTTCACAACTAAGCAGAAACAGAACTTTTGGAAAAATGGTAGGAAGAGGCTATTCCGCAAAATCAGCTTTGATAGAAATGAACATGACTCCTGAAGGTTATTACGCTGCAGATTCTTTTAACAAAATAACTTTAAAAAGCTCTGATAATCTTCCGATTATTAAAACGGTTTATAATATTTTATACGAGAACAAAAGCCCTGTCAAAGAAATAAAAAAATTAGAAAGCTATTTGTACTAAACTCCCTGATGAACATTCAAAATAATTTGTGTAAATTTGATGTTTAGGATATTATTTCTAATGTTAGTGTTTTGGGGGGCAGAAAATATATAAAAAACAAAAAATGCCACAGATTAAAAGGAATTTACTAGAATAAATTTTTACAAAGCAAACTACCAAAGGCAGTTTGAAATCTGTGAATCTATCTTTGACAGACGTAGTCTTTTCTTTTAGCATGTCTTCGACAGACGAAGTCTGTGGCAGTTATACCAAATTAACATCA from Bacteroidota bacterium harbors:
- a CDS encoding TolC family protein, whose amino-acid sequence is MNTFKFGYNFLMFSKIFFLLILVLPIFSNGQETMTLEKCINYALENNISIQQNQLDLEQKNYQLLKDKLSLLPSASGFVSQGYTYGNSLDYTTYEYVKENTNSNYFSLSSDLTLFNGFRLQNNIRSSKFALEASNYSYKNIKDQISMNVVATYLQILMNIKQVKFAEDELALTDKLLDRAKLLVEVGQETKSKELELKAQLAASEVSIVEAQNNLNQSYLTLKKILNWDISKKLKIEEITLDIEKYQGITPKEIDGIVEESLLSLPNVKRAKANYESAKYAYKAAKGLLYPSLGLSSSVNTRYSSSTNILTGKTDPFNEQIENNFGQSLNFGLNIPIFNNLQNSSVVNNAEISMKNAKLNLDDEKIQARNKVYEAFYNMNNAQKNFQASKNNLNAQQLLFEQSEIKYKAEVINFYDWQSTINNLKKAQTSFLNSKFDYIYRIKIFDYYRGIPLKLN
- a CDS encoding efflux RND transporter periplasmic adaptor subunit translates to MTKDNLYKTKKKNNKMLIYLSIGAVVLVVLLIILKKTNVIGDGNNIEVEVSKVEKRTIVETITASGKLQPEKEVAISADVSGEIIELNFIEGEKVKKGDLLLRIKPDEYVSNLEDARASYNSSLAALENSKAQLLQSEAILNKNKKLLDRYKKLKEKNAVSSTEFERVNTEYLSANAQYKSAKLNIKTSKYQIVRAKAARQKAEENLRKTSIFSPIAGVVTILNKELGERVVGTNLMEGSIIMKIADLNNMEVSVDVNENDIIRLEIGDTAEIEIDAFIDKKFKGLVTEIANSSVASQNFSEQITTFEVKIRLLKESYQDLLDTVKSVSTPFRPGMSAMVDVRTKTSKQILSVPILSVTTRDLNKLKQDKDSDKKSKDKKKKENYSDNESKKEVVFLFVDGKAKITPVKIGIQDDYYIEIKSGLTEGQKVISGPYSTISKILKDDMNISEQKKDDE
- a CDS encoding NAD(P)H-dependent glycerol-3-phosphate dehydrogenase is translated as MMSRIAIIGNGSWATAILKTLESNKKLNWWVRNEEIKDQIIKTARNPNYLRSADININHKNIFTDIKEIVSKSDIIFFVIPSIYIHNSINKLTEKDLKNKIVVSAIKGIVPETNNILSEYFSEKFKVQKDKYVFLTGPTHAEEVHKKRLSYFTLASTSKESAQKVENLFDYPFIQTRYSSEVVSLEYASILKNIYAIASGICYGIGYGDNFQAVLISNAIREMKTFLCTRHNCENIVNSGYLGDLLVTSFSQLSRNRTFGKMVGRGYSAKSALIEMNMTPEGYYAADSFNKITLKSSDNLPIIKTVYNILYENKSPVKEIKKLESYLY